From the Tribolium castaneum strain GA2 chromosome 2, icTriCast1.1, whole genome shotgun sequence genome, one window contains:
- the AIMP2 gene encoding probable aminoacyl tRNA synthase complex-interacting multifunctional protein 2 isoform X4, whose product MAALELRQEEILRQLADLKKQMDNIRNNLQISKNAAVTSQIIKPKQGPPPSLPDVIINASPTNPPYSLELVQKLWKNYMFLSVKSYTHSSLSSLTENAQQLTKTLESFKPGNVPKINVKLIWKDVGANPELVVAHSRIFGEVNILRYLARVTSDYLNYETCNNVHEIDALLDVCYNIVKSKTKTERASLLQVLNKSLGKSQWLGDRSQISIADLAAYSAIKQATNPSEVNVNLGKWMQRCVACQ is encoded by the exons ATGGCTGCGTTGGAGCTGAGGCAAGAGGAAATCCTCCGGCAACTTGCTGATTTGAAGAAACAAATGGACAACATCAGGAACAACTtacaaatttccaaaaacgcGGCCGTTACGAGCCAAATCATCAAACCCAAACAAGGACCT CCCCCGAGTCTCCCCGACGTCATAATCAACGCGAGTCCAACAAACCCGCCTtattcgctagaactcgtccAGAAGTTGTGGAAAAACTACATGTTTCTATCTGTAAAAAGTTACACCCATTCTAGCCTAAGTTCCTTGACTGAAAATGCGCAACAATTGACCAAAACCTTGGAAAGTTTCAAGCCGGGAAACGTCCCGAAAATCAACGTAAAGCTCATTTGGAAAGATG TTGGAGCTAATCCGGAACTGGTGGTCGCACACTCGCGCATTTTTGGCGAAGTCAATATTCTGAGGTACTTAGCTAGGGTCACTTCGGACTACTTGAACTACGAGACTTGTAATAATGTTCACGAAATCGATGCGTTACTTGATGTTTGTTACAATATTGTAAAGTCTAAGACCAAGACTGAAAGGGCGAGTTTGTTGCAAGTTTTGAACAAGTCGTTGGGGAAGAGTCAGTGGTTGGGTGACAGGAGTCAAATCAGTATTGCCGACTTAGCCGCCTACTCAGCCATCAAACAGGCGACCAATCCTAGTGaagttaatgttaatttaggAAAGTGGATGCAAAGATGTGTAGCTTGTCAATAA
- the AIMP2 gene encoding probable aminoacyl tRNA synthase complex-interacting multifunctional protein 2 isoform X3: protein MVWLNNEQITFHRPRKKWIFATSSPKQNNQNLPEMAALELRQEEILRQLADLKKQMDNIRNNLQISKNAAVTSQIIKPKQGPPPSLPDVIINASPTNPPYSLELVQKLWKNYMFLSVKSYTHSSLSSLTENAQQLTKTLESFKPGNVPKINVKLIWKDVGANPELVVAHSRIFGEVNILRYLARVTSDYLNYETCNNVHEIDALLDVCYNIVKSKTKTERASLLQVLNKSLGKSQWLGDRSQISIADLAAYSAIKQATNPSEVNVNLGKWMQRCVACQ, encoded by the exons CTCTCCTAAACAGAATAACCAAAATTTGCCTGAGATGGCTGCGTTGGAGCTGAGGCAAGAGGAAATCCTCCGGCAACTTGCTGATTTGAAGAAACAAATGGACAACATCAGGAACAACTtacaaatttccaaaaacgcGGCCGTTACGAGCCAAATCATCAAACCCAAACAAGGACCT CCCCCGAGTCTCCCCGACGTCATAATCAACGCGAGTCCAACAAACCCGCCTtattcgctagaactcgtccAGAAGTTGTGGAAAAACTACATGTTTCTATCTGTAAAAAGTTACACCCATTCTAGCCTAAGTTCCTTGACTGAAAATGCGCAACAATTGACCAAAACCTTGGAAAGTTTCAAGCCGGGAAACGTCCCGAAAATCAACGTAAAGCTCATTTGGAAAGATG TTGGAGCTAATCCGGAACTGGTGGTCGCACACTCGCGCATTTTTGGCGAAGTCAATATTCTGAGGTACTTAGCTAGGGTCACTTCGGACTACTTGAACTACGAGACTTGTAATAATGTTCACGAAATCGATGCGTTACTTGATGTTTGTTACAATATTGTAAAGTCTAAGACCAAGACTGAAAGGGCGAGTTTGTTGCAAGTTTTGAACAAGTCGTTGGGGAAGAGTCAGTGGTTGGGTGACAGGAGTCAAATCAGTATTGCCGACTTAGCCGCCTACTCAGCCATCAAACAGGCGACCAATCCTAGTGaagttaatgttaatttaggAAAGTGGATGCAAAGATGTGTAGCTTGTCAATAA